The genomic region CAGAGAGCCTGTGAAGCCGGTCTCCAAGGCTTGAACCGGCTTGCGGAATCAGCGTAAAGGCCTCCGGCAAAAGCTCTAACATCGATTGCCTTGCCTTAATAGGTGTGTAGGCCAGGTACGGGTCAATTTCATGGAGCCTGGCCACCTGCAGCAGCTTATCCAGCAGGAAGCACCGGTACAGTTCGGCCGCGCTCTCATAGCTTAATGGCGGTACGAGGCGCGTCTTGACCTGGCCTGGTTCTGGTGCCCTGGCCATCACCGCGAGAGCATATTGTCGCATAGGACTAGCAGTCATAATAAAGTTCCGTGAATCGCGTGATACCCCGAAGCGCTGTCAGGCACAGGACGTTAGCGACTTGAGCTGTTTGGATGCTGCGCCCTCCCATGAGCTCACAGAGTACCCAGGCGTAGGGGCCAAGAGCCGGCAACGCCGCCGACGGCTCCCGCCATCACTCATTGCCGTCTCGAAACCCGCTGCTGCGCCTACATTCCGTGTCACCTCACGGCGCGGAGCGTTGCATCGCATCGACCGATTACTTATCGGTAGGAGTAGGCACCTTCGTTACAACAAGAGTAGCGGACCCTCTCTCGCTTGTCAATTAGACCTGCCTGTCGGCAGACAGGCGTCGCCAGCGATTCGAAGGCGTACGATGACAGAGCGGCCGCTGCAAGGAGACGGGTTCATCTGGGAGGTGCGCAGGAAACTGGACGAGTCATAATCGCCATCCCCCGCTTTTCGATGTCAAGCATCCCTTGACAAGCAAAAACAGCCCTCCTACACTTTCGACCACCGAAAGTAATGCCGTATCAAACAAAGCGGCAAGCGAACGAGACTGTGGAGGAAAATATGCCTGCCATCCCGGAACGACAAGCCCTGCGCCAGGTTATCGTCGACAGCCTCTGCTTGCGCGATAACCCCCTCGGCGATCCGCATGTACGCCGCTTTCCGGTGTACGTGCCGCCGCAGTACGACACAGAACACGAGCGGCGCTTTCCGGTCGTCTGGCTGCTGGCGGGCTACGGCGGCTGGGGCGAACAGAAGGCCACGGCGGTGCGCGCCTGGGAGGAACCGCTGCCCGATCAGCTCGATCGACTCATGCGCGCGGGCGACTTGGAACCGGCGTTGGTCGCGTTTCCCGATTGTTTCACCCGCTTTGGCGGCTCGCAGTACCGCAACTCATTGGGGACGGGGCGCTATGGCGATTACCTCGCCGACGAATTGGTCAGCGCTGTCGACGCGCGCTTTCGTACCCAGGCCGACCGCGATCGTCGAGCGGTGATGGGCAAGAGTTCCGGAGGGTACGGCGCGCTCATGATGGCGATGCTGCGCCCGGACGTCTTCGGTCTGTGTTGCGCGACGGCCGCGGACAGCTACTTTCCGCTCTCATGCGTGCAAGATTTCGGTAAGGCGCTGCAGGTCTACCACCGCCACGGCGGGCCGGAAGGGTTCGTCGCCGCGTTTGCCCACAAGCG from Candidatus Methylomirabilis limnetica harbors:
- a CDS encoding alpha/beta hydrolase — translated: MPAIPERQALRQVIVDSLCLRDNPLGDPHVRRFPVYVPPQYDTEHERRFPVVWLLAGYGGWGEQKATAVRAWEEPLPDQLDRLMRAGDLEPALVAFPDCFTRFGGSQYRNSLGTGRYGDYLADELVSAVDARFRTQADRDRRAVMGKSSGGYGALMMAMLRPDVFGLCCATAADSYFPLSCVQDFGKALQVYHRHGGPEGFVAAFAHKRTRTPAELSAMMVLAYAQCYSPNAQVPVYGADLPFDLDTGEMITATWRRWLACDPVSMVEGHVEALRGMRLLFLDAGTSDEWFLNFGHRVLASRLRHHNIPFEFEEFDGGHMGVGYRVIDSLRHITAALRR